A segment of the Ipomoea triloba cultivar NCNSP0323 chromosome 1, ASM357664v1 genome:
tctcacaaaaaaaaaaattgcagggGAAAAAAATCTTATTAGTGGAGTTGctctttacaatttttttttgagtactactgactctattacattgtagtatctgttcatgtATACTTTcagactcgatctcatgacctctcatgGAGTTGctctttacatatatatatatgtaagtgtGTGCTATTTTAGCCACTTCaacctttaataataataaacaataacATAACACGTAGTGAGGTTGTGTCCAGCAGATTGATGCTTGTAAATATAATGATGAAGTAAACAGAGTATAGTAGAGTAGAGAGCATAGATAGATACaagattattttcaaaaaaaagatagATACAAGATTAATTTAGAGTACGTTGTTTTGGAATTACCTAATCCCACTACCCAAGATCTCATCCTTTATGATTTACTAACCCGCATCTCCTTTTGCTCCTCCGGCAATGTTTGGTCAAACTTTGTAGGACTTTtctttcacaatttaaattttaaattttaaaaattagtttgGTAAATGGGATAAATTGAAGGcagaattttttatatatttaggtATGCACAAGTTTAAGTTTTTGAAACtcattttaagattttatttgcAATACTTATGCGCATAAAAGAGAAAGTCTCTATGTTACACAattcaaattctttaaaaaggtttattatatatatatatatatatatatatatatatattcatcatcaggtgtggcctggtcattaggtgtgtccgtgtggcctattttcagccattagatcatatcaactcatcaaatcaacgcgcaatatatatatgttacaaaacacacaattctacgtactaaaacgcatcAAAGGACCGATAAAATACAcaattccacacaatataccaaatgcacctattcacttaaaattcatcaatatacttaataaaacgcattattctacgtattaaaatgtatcacaacgtgcctcatgtcagattataagcatacactatttacacatattaaaaaatatgtgctaaaatatgcatcattctacgtattaaaatgcaccacaacgtgtgttaaaatgcaaaattccacttattgaaaatcctCATCCCcggattataaacatgcactattacacttattagaaaatatgtattaaaatacacaccattcaacgtattaaaatgcaccactcaaatGGTTCTATTTTGATAATcgatttctcattcacccattatctgttttgagtgtacaatatatcGATTTCTTCGTCTCACTATGAAGAACCTGAATCCACCTTGATCCGACACAATTCAGAAGTGaatcccacatatatttgtaccacaaaataactacttaaatgtcattttttactaaattttcAATCACAAACCTATGTACTTTTCCATTATAGGACAAATgttacttaaaaatttttcaaagcttcattttttttataacttaatGAGTatactttgataatcaatttttaattcAGACATCATCCATTTTGAATgtataaatatatcaaattgaatctCAATTATGAGAACTTGAATCCATTTTAACCTGATGATTCAAATCAAAAGTGTACCACACTCAAAACATTGCCTCAAAATAATCTCTTAAATACATATTTAGctaatttttttcaacaaatttgACCTTCCAATGAATAGACATCATTTTTGGGATACATTTATAATActtaatagatttttttttaaaagaaaaattgggaGGGGGAGGTGGGGGGCTAACATTACAATCATATAGTAAAAGGGTTTTGACAACTTATCTAAGTAACAAATTAACTTGCAATCAGTTAAACATACGTGTTACAATTCTTACACATTTTTAGGGAATCGAATTCAACAACTACAATATTGCTTTTTTAAATGTCCAACCAATCAAATCCAAAGTAATGTGAACTTTATAGGATGAAATCTAATAATCATGATATTGGTTTTTAAAGGGTCAACTAGCAAACCCAATGCTGATTAGAATGGATTTTCTCAAAGTGAAAAATCTCCAATAACTGTGAAATAACGAATAAGTACAAGATCCAATTACCAAATTGAGTAAAACACAATacaatgcttttttttttttctttggaacAATCACCCAATAGGTTACAATGAATCCTATGAATTGAATAAAGTAGAACATTAGTATCTTAACACTCTTTcactaggaaaaaaaaagaagtgaataCGGCGAGTTTTAAGACTTTTGCACACTTAGCTTGTAGGTAGAATATGAGTGATCAAAATATAGAACTATGAAGAGCATAGTGtaagggcaatttatatcgtggatcaggatccacagtgcactgtggactttggtttaatatacagaatttgatttcataaagtacagaattcatgtttataatacacagaattatatAGGTGAGGatacataaacacttaacataatacgcatacacataattaaaataagtacatataaattatgttatgaatttatgtgtcttcatctatataattttgtacattacgaatttcaattctataatgtgtatgtgtattatgttaagtgttatGTATCCTCACCTatataattttgtgcattatgaacatgaattctgtactttatgaagtcaaattctgtatattgaaCCAGGGTTCACAGTGCTCTATGAatcctggtccacgatataacgattgataaTATAAAGTCTTAGTTATTTGTAGGCCGGGTAGACTCACCTCCCTTAAGCCTACACTTTGACGGGCTTTTTAGTCCGATACCACTATATGCGACCTTTGACGGGACCCATTCCGCCTGCCCATTTCAACACACACaccggggcgtttggttcacggaagcTTGGATTACCCttggtaataggattacctccaaGAAGATAATGTGACattttgggaatgtaagattattaccttatgtgtttgatttggattgtggaatataatataaccttgtttggttaagggttatattttaggttatgtGTTTTTGtgtctatttatttatttataatatatgtacatgtatatttgattatataaacatatatttatttcataacaataataataataataataataatttattattattatataaagattAGTTAACAGGGGCAAAGTTGGAATAACTCAGGGGGCGTTTGGTCCAcagaatgttagattaccttagggaTTGTTAGGGGCTGAGAATGTTAGATTCTTgtatttggtttaaaattgaagtatGTAAATAAGACAAtgaaaataagataaattgattaaaataatgCCAAAAGTCcaatattagtaataagataAGGGAACTGAGATTATCTAAGAAATTggggtgtatctcacattcccttccaatagctaaaaacttcatGTGGAGGTTATGTTACATTACCAGGAAAattacataacttgaaccatatataagaatattatattccaaagCAAATATAGCAtaaggtaatctaagattattTAAGAAAATGAGAGTAATCATATTACCTTGAAGCATTACTGTCACATCaactttgaggtaatataacattatcaAGTAATCTCTTAACTTCAGGGGCGGAGGCACCTTATGGGGTAGGGGGGCCctgccccccccccctcccctcaAACCccaccttaaaatattttaataaatatgtatgtatatattaatatagtaGGGATCGGATAAATATACTttttgcccccccccccctctaattttttttaaataatctattatgtttatattaagtgaactcaaaatatatattaaagtttaaattcattaaatagaaagaaattaaccaaataattaaagtcaccattttctttttatcttatttcttttatcaagattttaataatggagggcatcaaatatctattttatttaaaaaaaaaatctccaaatttgagatatatgatttaattttattagttatgttgattaattaattaatgatttattgtgtgttttaattatttatttacactttgaagatgtacatttgtttgtttaaaataattagtgttgaaattgtcaaaaattaatattgattgtttaatttgtgatattgatttttgtctttatctctcaaattttgaaatatttttaatcagtaaaatgaatatcaatttattatgaaaaaatttggtgacaaaataattgacaaaattttttatttgataaaaattgacaatttatatttaaataaatgttgttgttctttttttttttgaaaataaatgttgttgttcttattgttgttgttgttgttattattattatgatattttgtgttatatgaaaaaaaatttaaagtaatgATCGACACCCGTGTCAATcgtactcatataattatatatttcatactttattatacatagtataattagaaatcattgtcaataataattacaataatgtatagtatatataataatatagtacgaTTAATTATAATGTCGACTACCACGTCAAATTTTTTCTAACATATTGACCCCCCAACTCGAGTTTTCTAGCTTCGAACCAAAcaagataatataatatttacctAGGTAATCTTCCAAACGGCCCTAATAGAATCCTTACCGTTTAAAGTAACGCCGTAAAATTCACCATGAGAAAAATGCAACCGTTATATTTTGGTGGGTTCAAAATCTTACCCCGTTCGGCGCGTGCGTCTCAAACTCCAGCCCACACTCCCTTTGTCAGTACAGTGCTCTGTTCCCTCTGTTCTCAGTGCTCCTTCCAGTCCCCACTCAGTCTCtcgttctctctctctctctctctctaaatatataaatacattttaGTCTGTATGTATGTAGATTGCAGTACACCATTTTAAAAAACTCTCGAGTGTTTATGTATAATTTGCAGAATATATGTAATTGAGGGAAGAACTGAAGGAGCAATGGGGTGTGGGCAATCAAGATTAGACAACGAAGAATCGGTTTCGAGATGCAAGGAGAGGAGGAATCTAATGAAAGAAGCCGTTTCCGTACGCAACGCCTTTGCTTCCGTCCACTCCGCCTACGCCACGGCTCTCAAGAACACTGGCGCCGCCCTCAATGACTACGCTCTAGGGGAAGCGCCATCCGCCCAGCCCCCGTTGCTTGTGAATCAGCCCAGTTCCGAGctccctccgccgccgccgttaCCCAATTTCTCCCCAATGCCGCCGCTGCAGCGGGCTATGACGACGCCTGAGCTCTCGAAGCCGCCGGGGAAGATGGCGGGGGATAAGGAAACAACAGAGGCGGCGCTGCCTCCTCCTCCGCCGGAGAGTAAAGGCGAGGCGTGGGATTATTTCTTTATGGTGGAGAACATGGCGGGAGGATCACttgaggaggaggaagaagatgatgggtCAGTGGAGGAGACGGAAGAGGAGAATGGGGGGGTTGAAGAGTTGAAAGGGGTGGAGCAAACTCCGGCGAAAGAGAAACACTTTATTATGCATTCCAACACGGTGGCGCCGGAGATTAGAAAATCTGGTGCGGCGGTTGGCAATATTGAGGATTTCTTCAAAGTGTTGGGTGAGATTGATGATCGTTTCCTCAAGGCTTCGGAATGTGCTCAAGAGGTTTCAACTATGCTTGAGGCAACTCGCTTGCATTACCACTCCAATCTCCCTCAAAATCCAGGTCATTTCTtcttaatttaaactttttaataagATTTGCTTCTGTTAAAAGTATAAGGaagaatatatgagtttataaggtcatgagctagattaattaattgattggattctGTTATTGGTTCATGTGCTCACTGCATTTTAGGGTCTTATCTGGTGTTTTTGGCCCCCTTGTATTTATGGATTTTTTTGTCTGTTCCTTATGTTTATGAGTTTTGTTGCAACAAGCTTGATTGAGTAGGGGGTGTGGGCATTTTGGTGAGACTTGTTTGATTAGAATAGTAAAATAATTTCCTGAACTAGCTAGGACTGATTAAGGATACCCACCCACCCCTATTTCTCAGGACATATTGACCATGCTGCAAGGGTTATGCGTGTTATTACATGGAACAAGTCAATTAATGGTTTACCCAATGGTAATGGTGATGATACAAAGGATGAGTTGGGCAGTGATGAATATGAGGAGACACATGCTAGTGTTTTGGATAAGTTGCTGGCGTGGGAGAAGAAACTATATGAGGAAGTGAAGGTTGATCTCATTAATTATACATACTTTATCTAGCTTTACTAATGTTGTTACTGAGTTAGTTAGTAACCATAAATGTTGCTTTATTATTCTATGCTTGGTGGCTGATAGGCTGGTGAACTGATAAAACATGAATATCAAAAGAAAGTGAGGCTGCTAAACAAGCTGAAAAAGGGGAATAATGCTACTACTTCTGAGGCGTTGGAGAAGACAAAGGCTGGTCTTAGTCATTTGCATACACGCTATGTAGTTGACATGCAATCTTTGGATTCAACCCTCACTGAAGTCAACACTATTCGAGACAAGCAATTGTACCCAATACTTGTTGACCTTGTTCATGGGTAagttcattctttttttttgaaacacttaTGAACctttacaatatagtatatgtctTCTGACCACCCATTTAGAATGACAACAAAAGTGTTATCACAGTACATAactgttgggcagaggccagtAAGGACCAAATCTAACACTTGGTGGCTGGGGAATTGTTGGGCAAAAGCCAATAAAGACCAAGTCTAGCACCCGGTGGCCggaggattgttgggcggaggccggtaaaggccaagtctagcacctaGTGACTGGAGGATTGTTGGCGGAGACCGGTAAAGGTCAAGTTTATCACCTGGTGgttggggattgttgggcggaggtcggtgaagggtcaagtccagcacccaaTGTCTCGGAAATGTGATGGCGGTCTATAACCAGATAAAGTGGCGTCTTCACTATTActtatagcttttggcataagtggtaagcgcttgatccggGCAAAGTATAGTTGTACCTTCAGTACTAGTAAAAGTAGAATAGTCGGTGGGTAAGTTcaaatttataacaaatatttgTCACCATTTCTTCTACTTCTCCCTGAATATTTGATTTGCAGGATGGGCAGGATGTGGGAATCCATGTGCACACATCATGAAAACCAGCTAAACATTGCTACTCACCTCAAATCAATTGATATCTCCATTACCACCCCCATTGAAACAAGCAAGCATCACCTTGAACATACCATCCAGCTTGCCAAGGTTGTTGCAGACTGGGGACAACAGTTTGATCATCTTGTGAATAACCAAAAGAGTTACATCCAAGCCCTAAACGCCTGGCTGAAGCTAAACCTGATTCCCATGGAGAGCAGCAGCCTCAAGGACAAAACAATCTCTTCTCCTCCTACTCCTCCCCCGCCAATTCAGCCGCTCCTTCAAGCCTGGCACGAGCTTCTCGAGAAGCTCCCTGATGAGCCCGCTAAAAGCGCGATTGCTTCCTTTGAAGCCGTGATCAGGACCATCATTGCTCACCAGGAGGAAGAAGTGAGGCTCAAGGAGAAGTGTGAGGAAACTAGAAAGGAATACGTTCGAAAGAGGCAGGCATTCGAAGAATGGTACCAAAAGTATACGCAACGCAGAACAATGGAAGCAATAACAGAGACAACAAATCCCAAAGATCCAATTGCAGAGAAGCAGTTTGCAGTGTTGAGCTTGAAGAAGAGATTAGAAGACGAAATCGAGGCTCACCAGAAGCAGTGCATTCAAGTGAGGGAGAAATCATTGGGAAATCTCAAGGTTAGACTGCCTGAGCTTTTCCATTCCATCACAGATTACTCCCATGCCTGCTTAGATGCTTACCAAAGATTGGGGCTGCTAGTAGTACAGCAATCCCAAAACCGCCCTGCTTGAAgtattattatgtttatgtgTAGTTTTGGGCAATCTGATCTATTGTCCAAACTTAACATGTTTTGTTATCAAATGTATTAGTAAATTTAGTG
Coding sequences within it:
- the LOC116017566 gene encoding nitrate regulatory gene2 protein-like, giving the protein MGCGQSRLDNEESVSRCKERRNLMKEAVSVRNAFASVHSAYATALKNTGAALNDYALGEAPSAQPPLLVNQPSSELPPPPPLPNFSPMPPLQRAMTTPELSKPPGKMAGDKETTEAALPPPPPESKGEAWDYFFMVENMAGGSLEEEEEDDGSVEETEEENGGVEELKGVEQTPAKEKHFIMHSNTVAPEIRKSGAAVGNIEDFFKVLGEIDDRFLKASECAQEVSTMLEATRLHYHSNLPQNPGHIDHAARVMRVITWNKSINGLPNGNGDDTKDELGSDEYEETHASVLDKLLAWEKKLYEEVKAGELIKHEYQKKVRLLNKLKKGNNATTSEALEKTKAGLSHLHTRYVVDMQSLDSTLTEVNTIRDKQLYPILVDLVHGMGRMWESMCTHHENQLNIATHLKSIDISITTPIETSKHHLEHTIQLAKVVADWGQQFDHLVNNQKSYIQALNAWLKLNLIPMESSSLKDKTISSPPTPPPPIQPLLQAWHELLEKLPDEPAKSAIASFEAVIRTIIAHQEEEVRLKEKCEETRKEYVRKRQAFEEWYQKYTQRRTMEAITETTNPKDPIAEKQFAVLSLKKRLEDEIEAHQKQCIQVREKSLGNLKVRLPELFHSITDYSHACLDAYQRLGLLVVQQSQNRPA